A genomic stretch from Acropora palmata chromosome 13, jaAcrPala1.3, whole genome shotgun sequence includes:
- the LOC141863205 gene encoding uncharacterized protein LOC141863205, with product MTEENLPRLRATRAGNKGVVTKLIGEAETILDGIHPLEEKARNRLARIEKVLKEKSELIHDLDEKIIAVCNVEDIEKEIEDAEDLKMRVMDAIEAISLGTTPTTPLTSNVSSNLEQGNNALFIPSSSPGLYSASPQQPQGNSGTGTETPIAARTKLPKLTLRRFKGDVTQFRTFWDTFESAVHSNPGLTKIDKFSYLVSLLEGSASRAIEGLPVTEENYDSAVEILKKRFGKPQQLISAHMEELLKLNVCVVDKPSQLRFLYDKISVNIRGLEALGVKSEQYGSLLIPIIMAKLPDEIRIQVARNTSQDVWEIDSLLDLIQSEIDAREMSEKIKAATEQVKRPSSSKTSLPTAGTFFGATSNTQSTVPRCVYCTERHFSASCRKVTDINARKDILRRDKRCFMCLKKGHLVDQCDKSCRNCKRRHHQSICQANSPVESLNSHPPPLEEKSSQSKPETQVPNNTTRVNTANTETPTTHFTTATSKGKGSVLLQTATAVATNEDQSKSTTVRVLFDSGSQRSYITDGVRRKLGLKSANIETLHLNTFGDGTYRKQRCEVVTLPIRTIENEYVAITALNFPIICSPLTERVNLQDHPHLEELELADSAESPDSIDILIGSDHYWDFVTGETIRGEFGPTAVRSKLGWLLSGPTNNSQNGTNVISNLVIAGENFTNGARESDEMSDMLKRFWDVESLGIVDADCEGEFVKRKAEITFNGSHYEVDLPWKGDSFPQSNNYGMCVTRLRSLHSKLKSEPKLLKEYDYIIQEQKKNGIVEIVPESEGQTLEEGKLSSRRIHYSPHHAVVRRDRETRKVRIVYDGSAKNRKDERSLNDCLEVGENYIPHIFEMLTRFRWNSVALTADIEKAFLMIGIKPEDRDMLRFLWFKDPFAEKPETNEYRFNRLLFGLRPSPSILGETIAHHLNLYKQSEPEMYDLLRKSLYVDDLLTGEENDENGFVVYQKSKRIMASGGFNLRKWNTNSQTLLKSIEACENSQEQKGSVDHATAEDDESYAKSSITPGNSETKNDTVVKVLGMNWDTVEDNFFFNFTDLCDYGMSLPVTKRSVLKLSAMVFDPMGFLTPYTVEMKILFQELCLDKIDWDSNLPKHLLGTWNSLLNELKCLNNVKIPRCYFRSKPVQFELHGFSDASNRAYAGVVYIRSLYEYGGTDVRLVASKTRVAPLKRQTIPRLELLGALILARLMNSLDLTKGIVKTVYWTDSTTALCWIKNEKPWKQYVQHRAEEIRRLTSKNDWRHCPGKQNPADLPSRGTSAKDLTNNVIWWNGPEFLYLPETEWPANEPTHFGDEEALKEAAKNAFNITHSLVNSTANKPITPRIDNLIDIARFSDLTKLLRVTALVVKFVNKLKNTARTKSNSGSGIEILTAPELTNAEQLWIKAVQASSFDEEIKFLRDHRQNKTVPPTYVSQFGLVLENGVVKCQGRMNNAEFLGSARNPILLPAKHDFVQLIIKKVHASVKHCGLRGTLTTIRERFWILRGREAVKRVIKKCVICLRINGMPYKSQPTPDLPSERVSEDPPFTHVGLDFAGPLNIVNEHANASSKGYVCLFTCASTRAIPLEICKRLDVHDFLLAFRRFASRRGLPATITSDNAKTFKSSSKDIRRITRSNEVLRYLVNQRISWNFIIERAPWWGGFWERLVRSVKVPLKKVLGRATLNFEQLRTLMVEIESVINARPITYVYDDTNSISYPLTPSDLIYSRRVTLTPNSAHHEIISTHQSLTRRARHHKNLLQQVQNSGDRSISLVYVNSQMRETKEMPSKKSQLEILFCSRTTQRIEFTGKLQESRNLFRELMERFVLRSSKSEPATSDRPI from the coding sequence ATGACAGAGGAAAATCTTCCAAGACTACGCGCAACGCGTGCTGGCAACAAGGGCGTAGTTACAAAACTCATCGGAGAAGCCGAAACCATTTTAGATGGCATCCATCCACTCGAAGAAAAGGCAAGGAATCGGTTGGCACGAATCGAAAAGGTTCTGAAGGAGAAATCAGAATTGATTCACGATCTCGACGAGAAAATTATCGCGGTATGCAATGTTGAGGATAtcgaaaaggaaattgaagACGCTGAAGATTTAAAAATGCGTGTTATGGATGCGATCGAAGCTATTTCACTAGGAACAACGCCCACAACTCCTCTTACTTCAAATGTATCATCTAACCTCGAGCAAGGAAACAACGCCCTTTTTATACCTTCTTCATCACCTGGATTGTATTCAGCGAGTCCACAACAACCTCAGGGAAACTCTGGAACAGGAACGGAAACTCCGATAGCAGCTCGAACAAAATTGCCTAAACTAACACTACGTAGGTTCAAAGGGGATGTAACTCAATTTCGCACCTTCTGGGATACGTTCGAAAGTGCAGTTCACTCAAATCCTGGGCTGACAAAAATCGACAAGTTCAGTTATCTAGTTTCGTTATTAGAAGGTTCTGCATCACGCGCAATTGAAGGTTTGCCTGTAACAGAAGAAAACTACGACTCGGCAgtggaaattttgaagaagagATTTGGCAAACCGCAACAGCTTATTTCCGCTCACATGGAGGAGCTTCTCAAACTTAACGTCTGTGTTGTAGATAAACCAAGTCAACTTCGTTTTTTGTACGACAAAATAAGCGTTAACATCAGGGGGCTTGAAGCTCTAGGAGTCAAGTCCGAACAGTACGGTAGTTTACTTATTCCAATTATTATGGCCAAACTTCCGGACGAAATACGAATACAAGTGGCAAGAAATACGTCTCAAGACGTTTGGGAGATCGACTCCTTGCTCGATCTTATTCAAAGTGAAATTGATGCGAGGGAGATGAGCGAGAAAATTAAAGCTGCGACCGAGCAAGTTAAGCGTCCATCGTCCTCAAAAACCTCGCTACCGACAGCTGGAACCTTTTTTGGTGCCACCTCAAACACACAGTCGACTGTTCCAAGATGTGTTTACTGCACTGAAAGACATTTTTCAGCATCTTGCAGAAAGGTAACAGACATCAACGCCAGGAAAGACATTCTTAGACGCGACAAAAGGTGTTTCATGTGTTTGAAGAAAGGACATTTAGTTGATCAGTGCGACAAGAGTTGTAGGAATTGCAAGCGAAGACATCATCAATCTATCTGTCAAGCAAATTCACCCGTTGAATCACTGAATTCTCATCCTCCACCGCTCGAGGAAAAATCGTCTCAAAGCAAACCGGAGACCCAAGTCCCAAATAACACAACGAGAGTCAATACGGCTAATACAGAAACCCCTACAACTCATTTTACAACTGCGACGTCGAAAGGCAAGGGGAGTGTTTTGTTGCAAACCGCCACAGCTGTAGCAACCAATGAAGATCAGAGCAAATCGACGACCGTGCGAGTTCTGTTCGACAGCGGCAGTCAAAGATCTTACATTACCGACGGTGTAAGAAGGAAATTGGGTCTGAAGTCAGCAAATATCGAGACCTTGCATCTAAATACGTTCGGGGATGGGACTTATCGAAAACAAAGGTGTGAAGTCGTCACCTTGCCGATTCGAACCATCGAAAACGAATATGTCGCAATTACAGCGCTCAATTTCCCGATTATTTGCTCTCCGCTGACGGAAAGGGTGAACCTACAAGATCATCCGCATTTAGAAGAATTGGAGTTGGCTGACAGTGCTGAGAGTCCAGATTCGATCGACATTTTGATCGGTTCCGATCATTACTGGGACTTTGTCACAGGGGAAACTATTCGCGGAGAGTTTGGTCCCACTGCAGTTAGAAGTAAGCTGGGATGGCTTCTTTCTGGACCAACCAACAATTCCCAAAACGGAACAAATGTCATTTCCAATTTGGTCATAGCGGGCGAAAATTTCACAAACGGAGCAAGGGAAAGCGACGAGATGTCAGACATGCTGAAAAGATTCTGGGACGTTGAAAGCCTAGGGATTGTGGACGCCGACTGCGAAGGCGAATTTGTCAAACGAAAGGCAGAAATTACGTTCAATGGTAGTCATTATGAAGTCGACCTGCCTTGGAAGGGTGACTCTTTTCCACAATCTAACAATTATGGAATGTGTGTTACGAGGTTACGATCATTACATTCGAAATTGAAGAGTGAGCCGAAATTGCTGAAGGAATACGACTATATCATtcaagagcaaaaaaagaacGGGATCGTCGAAATTGTGCCGGAGAGCGAAGGTCAAACGCTAGAGGAAGGCAAACTTAGCTCGAGACGAATTCACTACTCGCCACATCACGCAGTCGTGCGAAGAGATCGCGAAACTAGAAAGGTTAGAATCGTGTACGATGGCTCTGCGAAGAATCGAAAGGACGAACGATCTCTTAATGACTGTTTGGAGGTGGGAGAGAACTACATTCCTCACATCTTTGAAATGCTAACAAGATTTCGCTGGAACTCCGTCGCTCTAACCGCGGACATTGAGAAAGCGTTCTTGATGATCGGAATTAAACCGGAAGACAGAGATATGTTACGCTTTCTGTGGTTCAAAGATCCGTTTGCCGAGAAACCAGAAACCAATGAATATCGATTTAATCGCTTATTGTTTGGTCTGAGGCCATCCCCTTCTATTCTTGGCGAAACCATTGCGCATCATCTAAATCTCTACAAACAAAGTGAACCCGAAATGTACGATCTGTTACGCAAGTCCCTGTACGTGGACGATCTTTTAACTGGAGAAGAGAACGACGAGAACGGTTTCGTTGTTTATCAGAAATCGAAGAGGATAATGGCTAGCGGTGGTTTCAACCTCAGAAAATGGAACACTAATTCGCAAACCCTGTTGAAATCGATTGAAGCCTGCGAGAATTCGCAAGAACAAAAGGGATCAGTTGACCATGCTACAGCCGAAGATGATGAGTCGTACGCTAAATCGTCAATCACACCTGGAAATTCAGAAACGAAGAACGACACAGTGGTTAAGGTTCTTGGAATGAACTGGGACACTGTCGAAGACAACTTTTTCTTCAACTTTACTGATTTGTGTGATTATGGAATGTCACTTCCGGTAACCAAGCGTTCTGTTTTGAAGTTGTCAGCAATGGTATTTGACCCGATGGGATTTCTTACTCCGTACACTGTGGAAATGAAAATTCTATTCCAGGAACTCTGTCTTGACAAGATCGATTGGGATAGCAACCTGCCAAAACATCTTCTCGGAACCTGGAATTCATTACTTAACGAATTGAAGTGTTTGAACAATGTCAAAATACCCCGTTGTTATTTCCGATCAAAGCCTGTGCAATTCGAGCTCCATGGATTTAGCGACGCCTCTAACCGAGCTTACGCAGGAGTTGTTTACATCCGATCACTGTATGAATATGGTGGCACCGATGTTCGTCTAGTTGCCTCGAAAACGAGAGTGGCGCCGCTAAAAAGACAGACGATTCCACGCCTGGAATTGTTAGGTGCTCTCATCCTCGCCCGACTCATGAACAGCCTTGACTTGACCAAAGGTATTGTCAAAACCGTTTACTGGACAGATTCGACGACAGCCTTGTGTTGGATCAAAAACGAAAAGCCCTGGAAGCAATATGTACAACATCGAGCTGAAGAAATTCGTAGGTTGACCTCTAAGAACGACTGGCGTCATTGCCcgggaaaacaaaacccaGCGGACTTGCCGTCAAGGGGTACAAGTGCTAAGGATCTTACTAACAATGTAATCTGGTGGAACGGACCTGAATTTCTATACCTGCCGGAGACAGAATGGCCAGCAAACGAGCCAACTCATTTTGGAGATGAAGAAGCGCTAAAAGAAGCTGCAAAGAATGCATTTAATATCACTCATTCCTTGGTGAACAGTACAGCGAACAAACCGATTACCCCAAGGATTGACAATTTAATTGACATCGCACGATTTAGCGATCTGACGAAATTGCTTCGCGTAACCGCCCTCGTTgttaaatttgtaaacaagctGAAGAACACAGCGCGAACCAAGTCAAATTCTGGAAGTGGAATTGAAATTCTCACTGCCCCAGAGTTAACTAATGCTGAGCAACTTTGGATTAAAGCAGTGCAAGCGTCTTCATTTGACGAAGAAATCAAGTTTCTACGCGATCAcaggcaaaacaaaactgtgCCGCCGACTTACGTCTCACAGTTTGGATTAGTTCTGGAAAATGGTGTTGTTAAATGTCAGGGTCGAATGAACAATGCCGAATTTCTGGGGAGCGCAAGAAATCCAATTCTTTTGCCAGCTAAGCACGATTTCGTTCAATTGATTATCAAGAAGGTACATGCATCAGTGAAGCACTGCGGATTAAGGGGCACTCTTACTACGATAAGAGAGCGATTTTGGATTTTGAGGGGTCGCGAAGCCGTGAAACGAGTAATCAAAAAATGCGTGATTTGTTTGCGAATCAATGGAATGCCGTACAAGTCTCAGCCAACTCCTGATCTTCCGAGTGAACGAGTTTCTGAAGATCCACCCTTCACGCACGTAGGATTGGATTTTGCGGGACCACTAAATATTGTCAATGAGCACGCGAATGCATCAAGCAAGGGTTATGTGTGTTTGTTTACATGTGCGTCGACCAGAGCTATACCCTTGGAGATATGTAAACGTCTAGACGTTCACGATTTTCTGTTGGCCTTCCGACGATTTGCTAGTCGACGAGGACTCCCTGCGACTATTACATCAGACAACGCAAAAACTTTCAAGTCTTCGAGCAAAGATATCAGAAGGATCACAAGATCCAACGAAGTGTTGCGTTACCTTGTTAATCAAAGAATCTCCTGGAACTTCATCATTGAAAGGGCTCCCTGGTGGGGAGGTTTCTGGGAGCGCTTAGTCCGAAGTGTCAAGGTGCCTCTGAAGAAAGTGCTCGGTCGAGCAACTCTAAATTTTGAACAATTGCGAACTTTAATGGTGGAGATCGAGTCAGTGATCAATGCTAGGCCGATCACCTACGTGTACGACGATACAAATTCAATCTCTTATCCGTTGACGCCTTCAGATCTTATTTATAGCCGACGTGTCACATTGACACCGAACAGTGCGCATCACGAAATTATCAGTACTCACCAGTCATTGACCAGAAGAGCTCGCCATCACAAGAATTTACTACAGCAAGTGCAAAACAGTGGAGACAGGAGTATCTCACTGGTTTACGTGAACAGTCAAATGcgagaaacaaaggaaatgccGTCCAAGAAATCTCAGTTGGAGATATTGTTTTGCTCAAGAACGACTCAACGAATAGAATTCACTGGAAAATTGCAAGAGTCGAGGAACTTATTCCGGGAGCTGATGGAAAGGTTCGTGCTGCGATCGTCAAAGTCGGAACCAGCGACAAGCGATCGACCTATTTGA
- the LOC141863206 gene encoding uncharacterized protein LOC141863206 — translation MISDNGPQFACKEGKNFAQTWELEHRTISPSNSQANGKVKSAVKTAKRLLRKAFKAGTDPYLAILHYRNTPTQGVGSSPAQRLMSCRTKTLLPATNQLLRPQASSTAEQRTKLVERQIKQKLYYDRHANDLQPLSKGDVVRVKPFRPGEKDWRKVIVIGQPDKRSYTVETSDGGVYRRNRVHLKRTKQQPPMVQLDNEPAHSTNPASSKPTDHTKTPSPPRMDESSKVKSSQSDVKVNSTPLKMALRPARVRRPPERLKDYVCY, via the coding sequence ATGATATCCGACAACGGGCCACAGTTCGCCTGCAAAGAAGGCAAAAACTTTGCCCAAACATGGGAGTTGGAACATCGAACCATCAGCCCCAGCAACAGTCAAGCTAACGGCAAAGTGAAGTCCGCCGTAAAGACAGCAAAGCGACTCTTACGAAAAGCTTTCAAAGCTGGTACCGACCCTTACCTAGCGATCTTACACTATCGCAACACTCCAACACAAGGAGTTGGGTCAAGCCCAGCTCAGCGCCTAATGAGCTGCAGAACGAAGACCTTACTTCCAGCAACTAACCAGCTTTTACGGCCGCaagccagcagcacagcagaGCAGCGAACAAAGCTTGTTGAACGACAGATCAAGCAGAAATTGTACTACGATCGTCATGCTAATGATTTGCAACCCCTCTCCAAAGGAGACGTAGTACGCGTCAAACCATTTCGACCCGGAGAGAAGGATTGGCGGAAAGTGATAGTTATTGGTCAACCCGACAAACGTTCGTACACCGTTGAGACATCTGACGGCGGTGTATACCGTCGAAACCGCGTACACTTGAAAAGAACGAAGCAACAGCCGCCAATGGTCCAGCTGGACAACGAGCCAGCTCACTCTACCAATCCAGCGTCTTCTAAGCCTACCGATCACACCAAAACCCCCTCTCCGCCAAGAATGGACGAATCAAGTAAGGTGAAGTCAAGCCAGTCTGATGTGAAAGTCAACAGCACTCCTTTAAAGATGGCACTGAGACCAGCTCGTGTTCGAAGACCACCAGAACGCTTGAAAGACTATGTTTGCTACTGA